Proteins from one Telopea speciosissima isolate NSW1024214 ecotype Mountain lineage chromosome 1, Tspe_v1, whole genome shotgun sequence genomic window:
- the LOC122662962 gene encoding protein STRICTOSIDINE SYNTHASE-LIKE 3-like, translating to MTPARIFGGLVLLLALYCGIDPFKHSAISDFPDFEAYIVDLPPWSQRPNDKDTENQLQKSEIKFLNQVQGPESMAFDPLGRGPYSGVADGRIIFWNGESWTDFAYTSANRSELCNTKPSPLSYLKNEHICGRPLGLRFDKKTGELYIADAYFGLMKVGPEGGLATSLASEAEGVPLRFTNDLDIDDEGNVYFTDSSNKFQRRNFMQLVFSAEDSGRVLKYDPVTKETTVLVRNVQFPNGLTLSKDGSFFIFCESAPGRLMRYWLKGEKTGTSEVFVTLPGFPDNVRSNENGEFWVALHCRRSLYSHLCNFYPKIRKFLLKLPIKAKYQYLAIIGGRLHAAVVKYSPEGKLMQILEDSQGKVVRAVSEVEERDGKLWMGSVLMPFVAVYQLG from the exons ATGACGCCGGCTAGGATCTTTGGGGGGTTGGTCCTCCTTTTGGCTCTCTACTGTGGAATAGACCCTTTCAAGCACAGCGCCATCTCTGACTTCCCTGATTTCGAAGCTTACATTGTCGATTTGCCTCCCTGGTCTCAGCGCCCGAACGACAAAGATACTGAAAATCAGTTGCAGAAGTCGGAGATAAAGTTCCTGAACCAGGTTCAAGGCCCTGAAAGCATGGCTTTTGACCCGCTCGGTCGTGGGCCTTATTCTGGAGTCGCCGATGGCCGGATTATTTTCTGGAACGGCGAGTCATGGACCGATTTTGCTTATACTTCTGCCAATAG GTCAGAACTATGTAACACAAAGCCATCACCTTTGAGTTACTTGAAAAATGAGCACATCTGTGGCCGACCTTTGGGGCTTCGATTTGACAAGAAAACAGGGGAACTGTATATTGCTGATGCATATTTTGGGTTGATGAAAGTGGGGCCAGAAGGTGGGTTGGCCACATCACTTGCATCAGAGGCAGAAGGTGTGCCATTAAGATTCACAAATGATTTGGACATTGATGATGAAGGAAATGTCTATTTTACAGATAGTAGCAACAAATTCCAGAGGAG GAACTTCATGCAGCTGGTTTTTTCTGCAGAGGATAGTGGGAGGGTTTTGAAGTATGACCCAGTTACAAAGGAAACCACTGTTCTTGTTCGTAACGTCCAATTTCCAAATGGTTTGACCTTGAGCAAGGATGGGTCATTCTTCATCTTTTGTGAAAGCGCCCCTGGCAG GTTAATGAGATATTGGCTGAAAGGCGAGAAAACAGGGACATCAGAGGTATTTGTAACCTTGCCTGGATTCCCAGACAATGTGAGATCTAATGAGAATGGTGAATTTTGGGTTGCACTTCACTGCCGTCGATCTTTGTACAGCCATCTATGCAATTTCTACCCTAAAATCAGGAAATTCTTGCTTAAGCTCCCTATTAAGGCCAAGTATCAGTATTTGGCAATCATTGGAGGTCGGCTTCATGCAGCAGTTGTCAAGTACAGCCCTGAGGGGAAACTCATGCAGATCTTGGAGGATAGTCAAGGGAAAGTGGTGAGAGCAGTTAGTGAAGTTGAGGAAAGGGATGGAAAATTGTGGATGGGGAGTGTCTTGATGCCTTTTGTAGCAGTTTACCAGTTGGGATGA
- the LOC122662946 gene encoding uncharacterized protein LOC122662946 isoform X1, which translates to METKQKMSEFRERLDKTLASQNLTNEEYIKKLVKKQLLCSSPQGDIQNLTENLLEKRTKEVSNLLNMLRSASQKDSAVSTTHEKPHADWKLKEDNEEFRVMYREGPQGTPFHMLLVEGVVDAPVDVCICVSWESSLFKKWWPQFNIPTFKIVKSNCLQKVRIGEQICLVRMKFSWPLSAREAVVHFIELEFFEDDLVIVLVNSVSDLQSIDRSTHGFTNEGIPEEKDVVRIDVVGGFAYQKVSSNRSYFRTIATMDIKLEFVPPALINFVSRQLIGGGYKLFKKIVASAANGDEDFSKALDDRLYLQIREGLNPAYKLQKALKPEALKSENFTSAVPEEHGNRTPQAKESVNCQVSLSDDLATEAPRADFLVPCETSHGEIEEEVIGQDKHLERSSQGMNHSPTNNFAEQCRVNKGKKVYISPEVENALSILNEAISMVREGGICQQSLSPGSPDQESTDFERVVGAGSTFSGAGAASSGGGICIEAPKVDNMNRSPEEADDVSGIYNTREARPGSPIKEVNWNRIIPVSPGQNFPISSKSQEVRWTSSQNVTTPEEPVLENMANGNKEVDVNANGIIESWNGEKEKLRQQRIKKWICCLPFPPNHG; encoded by the exons ATGGAGACAAAACAAAAGATGTCAGAGTTCCGAGAGAGGCTGGATAAAACACTGGCATCTCAGAATCTTACGAATGAGGAATATATTAAGAAACTCGTCAAGAAACAACTTCTATGCTCATCACCCCAGGGCGATATTCAAA ATCTCACTGAGAATCTCCTAGAGAAAAGAACcaaggaagtgtcaaacttactcAACATGTTGAGAAGTGCTTCCCAAAAGGACAGTGCTGTGTCAACAACTCATGAAAAACCACATGCTGATTGGAAG TTAAAAGAGGACAATGAAGAATTCCGCGTTATGTATCGAGAAGGACCGCAAGGCACTCCCTTTCATATGCTACTTGTAGAAGGCGTTGTTGATGCACCTGTTGATGTTT GTATATGTGTTTCATGGGAGTCATCCCTATTTAAGAAATG GTGGCCTCAGTTTAATATTCCAACTTTCAAAATTGTCAAATCCAATTGTTTGCAAAAGGTTCGAATTGGTGAACAGATATGTCTAGTCAG GATGAAGTTTTCATGGCCACTGTCAGCTAGAGAAGCTGTTGTACACTTTATAGAGTTGGAGTTTTTTGAAGATGATCTTGTCATTGTGCTTGTAAACTCG GTATCTGATTTACAGAGTATTGATAGAAGTACTCATGGGTTTACCAATGAGGGGATACCTGAAGAAAAGGATGTGGTTCGGATAGATGTTGTTGGAGGCTTTGCCTACCAAAAGGTGTCCTCAAATAGAAGTTACTTTCG GACAATAGCAACTATGGATATCAAATTGGAGTTTGTTCCTCCAGCACTAATTAACTTCGTCTCAAGGCAGCTTATTGGTGGTGGTTACAAGCTCTTTAAAAAG ATAGTAGCTTCTGCAGCCAATGGTGATGAGGATTTCAGCAAGGCCTTGGATGACAGACTCTATCTTCAGATACGGGAGGGTTTAAATCCCGCCTATAAACTCCAGAAGGCCCTAAAACCAGAGGCCCTTAAGAGTGAGAATTTTACTTCTGCTGTCCCTGAAGAACATGGAAACAGAACTCCACAGGCCAAAGAATCAGTTAACTGTCAAGTGTCTCTCAGTGATGACCTTGCAACTGAAGCTCCACGAGCAGATTTTCTAGTTCCTTGTGAGACTAGTCATggagaaatagaggaagaagTGATTGGACAAGACAAACACTTGGAGAGGAGTAGCCAAGGCATGAATCACTCTCCAACCAATAATTTTGCAGAACAGTGCCGTGTCAACAAGGGAAAGAAGGTTTATATCAGTCCTGAGGTGGAAAATGCTCTAAGCATATTAAATGAGGCCATATCTATGGTTCGAGAGGGTGGAATTTGTCAGCAAAGTTTGTCTCCTGGTTCCCCTGATCAAGAGTCCACAGATTTTGAAAGAGTTGTGGGGGCAGGCTCCACTTTTTCAGGAGCTGGAGCAGCTTCTTCAGGTGGTGGAATCTGCATTGAAGCACCAAAAGTGGACAACATGAATAGGTCACCAGAGGAAGCTGACGATGTCTCTGGCATATATAATACCAG GGAAGCGAGACCAGGTTCTCCTATAAAAGAAGTGAACTGGAACCGGATAATACCAGTATCTCCGGGACAAAATTTCCCAATTTCAAGCAAATCTCAGGAGGTTCGGTGGACTTCTTCACAAAATGTGACAACACCAGAGGAGCCTGTGTTGGAGAACATGGCGAATGGTAATAAGGAGGTTGATGTCAATGCAAATGGCATCATTGAAAGCTGGAATGGTGAGAAAGAGAAGTTGAGGcaacaaagaataaaaaaatggatCTGTTGCTTACCTTTTCCCCCCAACCACGGTTGA
- the LOC122662946 gene encoding uncharacterized protein LOC122662946 isoform X2 produces the protein METKQKMSEFRERLDKTLASQNLTNEEYIKKLVKKQLLCSSPQGDIQNLTENLLEKRTKEVSNLLNMLRSASQKDSAVSTTHEKPHADWKLKEDNEEFRVMYREGPQGTPFHMLLVEGVVDAPVDVCICVSWESSLFKKWWPQFNIPTFKIVKSNCLQKVRIGEQICLVRMKFSWPLSAREAVVHFIELEFFEDDLVIVLVNSVSDLQSIDRSTHGFTNEGIPEEKDVVRIDVVGGFAYQKVSSNRSYFRTIATMDIKLEFVPPALINFVSRQLIGGGYKLFKKIVASAANGDEDFSKALDDRLYLQIREGLNPAYKLQKALKPEALKSENFTSAVPEEHGNRTPQAKESVNCQVSLSDDLATEAPRADFLVPCETSHGEIEEEVIGQDKHLERSSQGMNHSPTNNFAEQCRVNKGKKVYISPEVENALSILNEAISMVREGGICQQSLSPGSPDQESTDFERVVGAGSTFSGAGAASSGGGICIEAPKVDNMNRSPEEADDVSGIYNTRPGSPIKEVNWNRIIPVSPGQNFPISSKSQEVRWTSSQNVTTPEEPVLENMANGNKEVDVNANGIIESWNGEKEKLRQQRIKKWICCLPFPPNHG, from the exons ATGGAGACAAAACAAAAGATGTCAGAGTTCCGAGAGAGGCTGGATAAAACACTGGCATCTCAGAATCTTACGAATGAGGAATATATTAAGAAACTCGTCAAGAAACAACTTCTATGCTCATCACCCCAGGGCGATATTCAAA ATCTCACTGAGAATCTCCTAGAGAAAAGAACcaaggaagtgtcaaacttactcAACATGTTGAGAAGTGCTTCCCAAAAGGACAGTGCTGTGTCAACAACTCATGAAAAACCACATGCTGATTGGAAG TTAAAAGAGGACAATGAAGAATTCCGCGTTATGTATCGAGAAGGACCGCAAGGCACTCCCTTTCATATGCTACTTGTAGAAGGCGTTGTTGATGCACCTGTTGATGTTT GTATATGTGTTTCATGGGAGTCATCCCTATTTAAGAAATG GTGGCCTCAGTTTAATATTCCAACTTTCAAAATTGTCAAATCCAATTGTTTGCAAAAGGTTCGAATTGGTGAACAGATATGTCTAGTCAG GATGAAGTTTTCATGGCCACTGTCAGCTAGAGAAGCTGTTGTACACTTTATAGAGTTGGAGTTTTTTGAAGATGATCTTGTCATTGTGCTTGTAAACTCG GTATCTGATTTACAGAGTATTGATAGAAGTACTCATGGGTTTACCAATGAGGGGATACCTGAAGAAAAGGATGTGGTTCGGATAGATGTTGTTGGAGGCTTTGCCTACCAAAAGGTGTCCTCAAATAGAAGTTACTTTCG GACAATAGCAACTATGGATATCAAATTGGAGTTTGTTCCTCCAGCACTAATTAACTTCGTCTCAAGGCAGCTTATTGGTGGTGGTTACAAGCTCTTTAAAAAG ATAGTAGCTTCTGCAGCCAATGGTGATGAGGATTTCAGCAAGGCCTTGGATGACAGACTCTATCTTCAGATACGGGAGGGTTTAAATCCCGCCTATAAACTCCAGAAGGCCCTAAAACCAGAGGCCCTTAAGAGTGAGAATTTTACTTCTGCTGTCCCTGAAGAACATGGAAACAGAACTCCACAGGCCAAAGAATCAGTTAACTGTCAAGTGTCTCTCAGTGATGACCTTGCAACTGAAGCTCCACGAGCAGATTTTCTAGTTCCTTGTGAGACTAGTCATggagaaatagaggaagaagTGATTGGACAAGACAAACACTTGGAGAGGAGTAGCCAAGGCATGAATCACTCTCCAACCAATAATTTTGCAGAACAGTGCCGTGTCAACAAGGGAAAGAAGGTTTATATCAGTCCTGAGGTGGAAAATGCTCTAAGCATATTAAATGAGGCCATATCTATGGTTCGAGAGGGTGGAATTTGTCAGCAAAGTTTGTCTCCTGGTTCCCCTGATCAAGAGTCCACAGATTTTGAAAGAGTTGTGGGGGCAGGCTCCACTTTTTCAGGAGCTGGAGCAGCTTCTTCAGGTGGTGGAATCTGCATTGAAGCACCAAAAGTGGACAACATGAATAGGTCACCAGAGGAAGCTGACGATGTCTCTGGCATATATAATACCAG ACCAGGTTCTCCTATAAAAGAAGTGAACTGGAACCGGATAATACCAGTATCTCCGGGACAAAATTTCCCAATTTCAAGCAAATCTCAGGAGGTTCGGTGGACTTCTTCACAAAATGTGACAACACCAGAGGAGCCTGTGTTGGAGAACATGGCGAATGGTAATAAGGAGGTTGATGTCAATGCAAATGGCATCATTGAAAGCTGGAATGGTGAGAAAGAGAAGTTGAGGcaacaaagaataaaaaaatggatCTGTTGCTTACCTTTTCCCCCCAACCACGGTTGA